One stretch of Streptomyces agglomeratus DNA includes these proteins:
- a CDS encoding branched-chain amino acid ABC transporter substrate-binding protein: MSRKTLLAAVTAMAGLLVSGCSQGLLAGSDDGAGQDGPVILGMAVPMSGTSADIGPYMKNGAQLAIDEINAKGGVLGRDLELRVEDDACDPKTAVAAANKLVTAKVAVSVGGYCSGATLPTLPVFAKAKIPMVIPAANSDELYQQGIKSTFLINGTGTQQADAALAWMEDKKAGRVAVVHDSTSYAKNIATLMGPRLKKDGGPEQVAALSLTPGESDYSGVVGALLDEKPDFVYWTGYDKEGGLLVRQLRQAGYKGTIMVADGAVSDSLAKIAGSGNADGVLATMTQTPDTIKGGEKWVAAYRKKFGARPGPFSTQSYDAVRVAAEAIGKAGSTESADVVAELEGLKGFPLFSGPLTFTKDHTLSQGGFVVLERRGGRFVLADSGK; the protein is encoded by the coding sequence ATGAGCAGGAAGACGCTGCTGGCCGCCGTGACGGCGATGGCCGGGTTGCTGGTGTCCGGATGCAGCCAGGGTCTCCTGGCCGGGAGTGACGACGGCGCCGGACAGGACGGCCCGGTCATCCTCGGCATGGCCGTCCCGATGTCCGGGACCAGCGCCGACATCGGCCCGTACATGAAGAACGGCGCCCAGCTCGCCATCGACGAGATCAACGCCAAGGGCGGCGTACTCGGCCGCGATCTGGAGCTGCGGGTCGAGGACGACGCGTGCGACCCCAAGACGGCGGTCGCCGCGGCCAACAAGCTCGTCACCGCGAAAGTCGCGGTCTCCGTCGGCGGATACTGCTCGGGTGCGACCCTGCCGACCCTGCCGGTCTTCGCCAAGGCCAAGATCCCGATGGTCATCCCGGCGGCCAACTCCGACGAGCTGTACCAGCAAGGCATCAAGAGCACCTTCCTGATCAACGGAACGGGCACCCAGCAGGCCGACGCCGCCCTGGCCTGGATGGAGGACAAGAAGGCCGGCCGCGTGGCGGTGGTGCACGACAGCACCAGCTACGCCAAGAACATCGCCACACTGATGGGCCCGCGCCTCAAGAAGGACGGCGGACCCGAGCAGGTGGCGGCCCTGTCCCTCACCCCGGGCGAGAGCGACTACAGCGGCGTCGTGGGCGCCCTGCTCGACGAGAAGCCCGACTTCGTCTACTGGACGGGGTACGACAAGGAGGGCGGCCTGCTCGTCCGCCAGCTGCGGCAGGCCGGTTACAAGGGCACGATCATGGTGGCGGACGGCGCCGTCAGCGACTCCCTCGCGAAGATCGCCGGCAGCGGCAACGCCGACGGCGTGCTCGCGACCATGACGCAGACCCCCGACACGATCAAGGGCGGCGAGAAGTGGGTCGCCGCGTACCGCAAGAAGTTCGGAGCCCGGCCCGGCCCGTTCTCCACCCAGTCCTACGACGCCGTGCGGGTCGCGGCCGAAGCGATCGGGAAGGCCGGCTCCACCGAATCGGCCGACGTGGTCGCGGAGCTGGAGGGCCTCAAGGGCTTCCCGCTCTTCTCCGGCCCGCTGACCTTCACGAAGGACCACACGCTCTCCCAGGGCGGCTTCGTGGTCCTGGAGCGGCGCGGCGGCCGGTTCGTCCTCGCGGACAGCGGGAAGTAG
- a CDS encoding MFS transporter, which produces MIRVDDTRTVAQRGFFPLLTTRLASVAATGVYFIATAWLLIDQGGNSTEVAGLAIAMTVPSVFAALYGGVLIDRYDRRRIGQIAELTRVGAVVALAVLHSAAPLALWHVYAVTLVLGLGNAVTLPCYGAMLPQVLPRQKLVTGNATWQIATQVGGIAASALGGLLVGGGSVAIGLYTAALCYLVAAVALQLVPGAAAPASPPVAVAAVPGAGVPGVPGVPAGPDMPAVQDGPAAPAGSGWRHDLGVAARSVAANRTHLLVVMFSILPLSVLAASNALLPVFAKEQLGAGPVGFGLLEGAWGGGALLAGMVISRFAGRITDELRLLVHSLVAIAVTMLVFSVIAEMSYSLPASVLLGLAISCSGILFPAYVQARTEPAVLGRVLSGIQFASSIVQLLLLAAIGVGGTFAPAWSMFAAMALATLLSAALLSVLLRRARRAA; this is translated from the coding sequence GTGATCCGTGTCGACGACACCCGGACGGTCGCACAGCGGGGGTTCTTCCCCCTGCTGACGACCAGGCTCGCCTCGGTCGCCGCCACCGGTGTCTACTTCATCGCCACGGCCTGGCTCCTCATCGACCAGGGCGGCAACAGCACCGAAGTCGCGGGGCTCGCCATCGCGATGACCGTACCCAGCGTGTTCGCGGCGCTGTACGGCGGTGTGCTGATCGACCGTTACGACCGCCGGCGCATCGGCCAGATCGCCGAACTGACCAGGGTCGGCGCGGTGGTGGCTCTCGCCGTGCTGCACAGCGCGGCGCCGCTCGCCCTGTGGCACGTCTACGCGGTCACCCTGGTGCTGGGGCTGGGCAACGCGGTGACCCTGCCGTGCTACGGGGCCATGCTGCCCCAGGTGCTGCCCCGACAGAAGCTCGTCACGGGCAACGCGACCTGGCAGATCGCCACCCAGGTCGGCGGCATCGCCGCCTCCGCGCTGGGCGGGCTCCTGGTGGGCGGCGGCAGTGTGGCGATCGGGCTGTACACGGCCGCACTGTGCTACCTGGTGGCCGCGGTCGCGCTCCAGTTGGTCCCCGGTGCCGCCGCGCCGGCCTCACCCCCGGTCGCGGTGGCCGCCGTGCCCGGTGCCGGTGTGCCCGGTGTCCCCGGTGTGCCCGCCGGACCCGACATGCCCGCCGTGCAGGACGGGCCCGCCGCGCCGGCGGGCAGCGGCTGGCGGCACGACCTGGGCGTCGCTGCGCGGAGCGTCGCGGCGAACCGCACCCATCTGCTGGTCGTCATGTTCTCCATCCTGCCGCTGAGCGTGCTGGCGGCCTCCAACGCGCTGCTGCCGGTCTTCGCCAAGGAGCAGCTCGGCGCCGGCCCGGTCGGCTTCGGCCTCCTGGAGGGAGCCTGGGGCGGCGGGGCCCTGCTCGCCGGGATGGTGATCTCCCGGTTCGCCGGGCGGATCACGGACGAGCTGCGTCTGCTGGTCCACTCCCTCGTGGCGATCGCCGTGACGATGCTCGTCTTCTCCGTCATCGCGGAGATGAGCTACTCGCTTCCCGCCTCGGTGCTGCTCGGCCTCGCGATCAGCTGCTCGGGAATCCTGTTCCCCGCCTACGTACAGGCCAGGACGGAGCCGGCCGTACTCGGCCGGGTCCTGAGCGGCATCCAGTTCGCGTCGTCCATCGTGCAGCTCCTGCTGCTGGCGGCCATCGGCGTCGGCGGTACGTTCGCGCCCGCCTGGTCGATGTTCGCGGCCATGGCGCTCGCCACGCTGCTGTCGGCCGCACTGCTCTCGGTGCTGCTGAGACGTGCCCGCCGAGCGGCCTGA
- a CDS encoding molybdopterin-containing oxidoreductase family protein yields the protein MTESKTVPGACPLDCPDGCSWLLTIENGAAVDMRGNPDHPYTQGALCVKVNQFLEHTRAPDRLLYPLRRVGAKGEGKFERITWDEALTEMAQRLTGIVDRYGGEAIWPYQGTGTLGFLQGLQGRAGSRLWNVLGASEHDMTICSIAGLAGLEYTLGTSRGLDPEGLRDSRLILLWGTNTLSSGHHLWKPIQQARRAGAQVVAIDPVRTRTAQQADEHVAPLPGTDAALALGLLHVVVTMGAEDRAYLERHTVGWEQFRERVMEFTPARVARLTGLDEAVIVSLGERLATTRPTAIRVAQGIQRHAGGGTAVRTLACIPGVTGDWALPGGGLHYTTDGYFGGNREALYRDDLRPGPVRSLSMTRLAEGLLEAADPPVKALVVYGANPVASSPDQNRIRRGLEREDLFTVVMDHFQTDTADYADLVLPATMQPEHMDLHDGYGHLYLTWNEPAVPPPGECLSTTETFRRLARHMGLTEPSLYDSDEELARQLLDSEHPSLEGITLEHLRKNGWARLAYPASFAPYKDGFPTPSGKLEFLSERAAAEGLDPLAGFTPAREVSDPELAGRYPLVLLSGASHFFLNTVFGNKPKLRRRAGDPYVVLHPLDAAARGITAGDPVRVFNARGSFTAAARVDDTVRPGVASSPKGHWPKLHDGFGVNATTEERDADMGGGAVFHDNRVEVEPIDRPSRDED from the coding sequence GTGACCGAGTCGAAGACCGTTCCGGGGGCATGCCCGCTGGACTGCCCGGACGGTTGCAGCTGGCTGCTGACGATCGAGAACGGCGCCGCCGTCGACATGCGGGGAAACCCCGACCACCCGTACACGCAGGGCGCGTTGTGCGTGAAGGTCAACCAGTTCCTCGAGCACACCCGGGCTCCCGACCGTCTTCTGTATCCCCTGCGCCGCGTCGGCGCCAAGGGGGAGGGGAAGTTCGAGCGGATCACCTGGGACGAGGCGCTGACGGAGATGGCCCAGCGGCTCACCGGCATCGTCGACCGCTACGGCGGCGAGGCGATCTGGCCCTACCAGGGGACGGGAACGCTCGGCTTCCTCCAGGGACTTCAGGGCAGAGCGGGGAGCAGGCTCTGGAACGTGCTCGGTGCGTCGGAGCACGACATGACCATCTGCTCGATCGCCGGTCTCGCGGGGCTCGAATACACCCTCGGCACCAGCCGGGGCCTCGACCCGGAGGGCCTGCGCGACTCCCGGCTCATCCTGCTGTGGGGGACGAACACCCTCAGCTCCGGCCACCACCTGTGGAAGCCGATCCAGCAGGCCCGCCGGGCCGGTGCCCAGGTCGTGGCGATCGACCCCGTCAGGACGCGCACCGCCCAGCAGGCCGACGAGCACGTGGCCCCCCTGCCGGGCACCGACGCCGCGCTCGCCCTCGGGCTGCTCCACGTCGTCGTCACGATGGGCGCCGAGGACCGCGCGTACCTGGAGCGCCACACCGTCGGCTGGGAGCAGTTCCGCGAACGGGTCATGGAGTTCACGCCCGCCCGTGTCGCCCGGCTGACCGGCCTCGACGAGGCCGTCATCGTGAGTCTCGGCGAGCGGCTGGCGACGACCCGGCCGACCGCGATCCGCGTGGCGCAGGGCATCCAGCGCCACGCCGGCGGCGGCACGGCCGTACGCACCCTCGCCTGCATTCCCGGCGTGACCGGCGACTGGGCGCTGCCCGGCGGCGGCCTGCACTACACGACCGACGGGTACTTCGGCGGCAACCGCGAGGCGCTGTACCGCGACGACCTGCGACCGGGCCCGGTGCGGTCCCTGTCCATGACGCGGCTGGCCGAAGGACTGCTCGAAGCGGCGGACCCGCCGGTCAAGGCGCTGGTGGTGTACGGGGCGAACCCGGTGGCCAGCTCGCCGGACCAGAACCGGATCCGCCGGGGCCTGGAGCGGGAGGACCTCTTCACCGTCGTCATGGACCACTTCCAGACGGACACCGCCGACTACGCCGACCTCGTGCTCCCGGCCACCATGCAGCCGGAGCACATGGACCTGCACGACGGCTACGGCCACCTCTACCTCACCTGGAACGAGCCGGCCGTACCCCCGCCGGGCGAGTGCCTGTCGACGACCGAGACCTTCCGCCGGCTGGCCCGCCACATGGGGCTCACGGAGCCGAGCCTGTACGACTCGGACGAGGAACTGGCGCGGCAGCTGCTGGACTCCGAACACCCCTCACTGGAGGGGATCACCCTGGAGCACCTGCGCAAGAACGGCTGGGCCCGGCTCGCCTATCCCGCCTCCTTCGCCCCGTACAAGGACGGGTTCCCCACCCCCTCGGGCAAGCTGGAGTTCCTGTCGGAGCGGGCCGCGGCCGAGGGCCTGGACCCCCTGGCCGGCTTCACGCCCGCCCGTGAGGTGTCGGATCCGGAGCTGGCCGGCCGCTACCCCCTGGTGCTGCTCTCCGGAGCCTCGCACTTCTTCCTCAACACGGTGTTCGGCAACAAGCCCAAGCTGCGGCGCCGGGCCGGTGACCCGTACGTGGTCCTGCACCCCCTCGACGCCGCCGCACGGGGCATCACGGCGGGCGACCCGGTACGGGTCTTCAACGCCCGCGGTTCCTTCACGGCAGCGGCCCGCGTCGACGACACGGTCCGGCCCGGCGTGGCATCGAGCCCCAAGGGCCACTGGCCGAAGCTCCACGACGGTTTCGGCGTCAACGCCACGACCGAGGAGCGCGACGCGGACATGGGCGGCGGAGCCGTCTTTCACGACAACCGGGTGGAGGTCGAACCGATCGACCGCCCGAGCAGAGACGAGGACTGA
- a CDS encoding ATP-grasp domain-containing protein: MPENTTDEATALKGRTLLILGAAGPSKPLLFQAARERGIRTVLIKEAVTWEKEFCDEILPLSVENYTDFDATVAAVADFCREQGVEGIITTFDSAVPVMAHVAEKLGLNGPSPSMAAALRDKNAMRERFAELGLPSAASILVHTLEEALEATAKIGYPVVIKPTYGTGSAGVVLAHQESEVEAAFTKAREVGLNLSDCADLVVEEYLDGLEVTVDALVFDGEILFHNISDNPELMPGPIFPEVEFITPTAFPEQTVAEAFAANEATIKGFGLDFAVVHAEMRMTSRGPRLLELHPRPAGQRVPQIIARSLGVDLMGAAIEIALGHRPEIEPRRKGYAGYRAVCPSVPGVLKSVKGLEDAWKSPGVFDIEVVLEPGARLVTVPDAVQQDALYVYVEADTHEEVNQRLLDATALIELELE; this comes from the coding sequence ATGCCCGAGAACACCACGGACGAGGCAACGGCCCTCAAAGGCAGGACACTTCTCATCCTCGGGGCCGCGGGCCCGTCCAAGCCGCTCCTGTTCCAGGCGGCCAGGGAACGCGGTATCCGGACCGTCCTGATCAAGGAAGCGGTGACCTGGGAGAAGGAGTTCTGCGACGAGATCCTGCCTCTCTCGGTCGAGAACTACACGGACTTCGACGCCACCGTCGCCGCCGTGGCCGACTTCTGCCGTGAGCAGGGCGTCGAGGGGATCATCACCACCTTCGACAGCGCGGTGCCGGTCATGGCCCACGTCGCCGAGAAGCTCGGACTGAACGGCCCCTCCCCGTCGATGGCCGCCGCCCTGCGGGACAAGAACGCCATGCGCGAGCGGTTCGCGGAGCTCGGCCTGCCGTCGGCGGCCAGCATCCTCGTGCACACCCTGGAAGAGGCCCTCGAAGCCACCGCGAAGATCGGCTACCCGGTCGTCATCAAGCCCACGTACGGCACCGGCAGCGCGGGTGTGGTCCTGGCGCACCAGGAGTCCGAGGTGGAGGCCGCCTTCACCAAGGCGCGCGAGGTGGGCCTCAACCTCAGCGACTGCGCGGACCTCGTGGTCGAGGAGTACCTCGATGGTCTCGAAGTCACGGTGGACGCCCTGGTCTTCGACGGGGAGATCCTCTTCCACAACATCTCCGACAACCCGGAACTGATGCCCGGCCCGATCTTCCCGGAGGTCGAGTTCATCACCCCGACCGCCTTCCCGGAGCAGACCGTCGCCGAGGCGTTCGCGGCCAACGAGGCGACCATCAAGGGCTTCGGCCTGGACTTCGCGGTCGTGCACGCCGAGATGCGGATGACCAGCAGGGGACCCCGACTGCTCGAACTGCACCCCCGCCCCGCCGGCCAGCGGGTCCCGCAGATCATCGCCCGTTCGCTGGGCGTCGACCTGATGGGCGCGGCCATCGAGATCGCGCTGGGGCACCGCCCCGAGATCGAGCCGCGCCGCAAGGGCTACGCCGGCTACCGCGCCGTGTGCCCCTCGGTCCCCGGCGTCCTCAAGTCCGTGAAGGGCCTCGAGGACGCGTGGAAGAGCCCCGGTGTCTTCGACATCGAGGTCGTCCTCGAACCGGGCGCCCGCCTGGTCACCGTGCCGGACGCCGTCCAGCAGGACGCGCTGTACGTGTACGTCGAGGCCGACACGCACGAAGAGGTCAACCAGCGGCTCCTCGACGCGACCGCGTTGATCGAGCTCGAGCTGGAGTAA
- a CDS encoding 2OG-Fe dioxygenase family protein, whose amino-acid sequence MPLNAQGFTVVDLPEASADLLASYDDLPVDDYMGNGTRFKRFDQYRLKSKDGEWHFELLPHRDYTTYKTFNSVGGGIRRVYEPIQVDFTPLIAIGAAELGLDRSEDWQINVHQNRTRADGGKPGPLTPEGVHHDGHEFVMIAVFRRENVAGGETRLWEPGADAPFWEGTLNPNQAVLLDDRALAHDVTDVLSADGGPGHRDIVIVAFSRWSDKWYGEEHDERALADRPA is encoded by the coding sequence ATGCCCCTGAACGCACAGGGATTCACCGTCGTCGACCTGCCCGAGGCATCGGCGGACCTCCTCGCCAGCTACGACGATCTGCCCGTCGACGACTACATGGGAAACGGCACGCGCTTCAAGCGTTTCGACCAGTACCGGCTGAAGTCCAAGGACGGTGAGTGGCATTTCGAGCTGCTGCCGCACCGTGACTACACGACGTACAAGACGTTCAACTCCGTCGGCGGCGGCATCCGCCGGGTCTACGAGCCGATCCAGGTCGACTTCACTCCGCTGATCGCCATCGGCGCCGCCGAGCTGGGTCTCGACCGGTCCGAGGACTGGCAGATCAACGTGCACCAGAACCGGACCCGCGCCGACGGCGGGAAGCCCGGTCCGCTGACCCCCGAGGGTGTGCACCACGACGGCCACGAGTTCGTCATGATCGCCGTCTTCCGCAGGGAGAACGTGGCCGGCGGGGAGACCCGGCTCTGGGAGCCCGGCGCGGACGCCCCCTTCTGGGAGGGCACCCTCAACCCCAACCAGGCTGTGCTGCTGGACGACCGCGCGCTGGCCCACGACGTCACCGACGTCCTGTCCGCCGACGGCGGGCCGGGCCACCGCGACATCGTCATCGTCGCGTTCTCCCGCTGGAGCGACAAGTGGTACGGCGAGGAGCACGACGAGCGGGCGCTGGCCGACCGCCCGGCCTGA
- the dapF gene encoding diaminopimelate epimerase — protein MSDFTKYQALGNDYLVIDPLRVDFTATAQTVRLLCDRHLGVGADGVLIGPTAEPRPGEPVGLRIFNSDGSPCEKSGNGLRMFALYLAEHYGAGPVRPEEPAETSVVLRTVAGDSRADILDFAEGRVRVEMGVPAFATDAPVGLTAGARHLDVIGLHLGNPHTVVPLDEVSADLARELGPLIAWHPAYPEGTNVQFLSVLDRGTIRIEVWERGAGYTLASGSSACAATAAAHRLGLVGEHVVVEMAGGTMEVSVGEQGEITMTGTAEQVATGDFSPAFRARLGQGVPA, from the coding sequence ATGAGCGACTTCACGAAGTACCAGGCACTCGGCAACGACTACCTTGTGATCGATCCACTGCGCGTGGACTTCACCGCCACCGCGCAGACGGTCCGGCTGCTGTGCGACCGGCACCTGGGCGTCGGCGCGGACGGTGTGCTCATCGGACCCACGGCAGAACCCCGCCCGGGCGAGCCCGTCGGACTGCGCATCTTCAACTCCGACGGCAGCCCGTGCGAGAAGAGCGGCAACGGGCTGCGGATGTTCGCCCTTTACCTGGCGGAGCACTACGGAGCCGGGCCGGTGCGGCCCGAGGAGCCGGCGGAGACCTCCGTCGTCCTCAGGACCGTCGCGGGGGACTCCCGCGCCGACATCCTGGACTTCGCCGAGGGGCGGGTCCGGGTCGAGATGGGCGTGCCGGCGTTCGCCACGGACGCCCCGGTGGGCCTCACGGCGGGGGCGCGCCACCTCGACGTGATCGGCCTGCACCTGGGCAACCCGCACACGGTGGTGCCGCTCGACGAGGTCAGCGCCGACCTCGCCCGGGAACTCGGCCCGCTGATCGCCTGGCACCCCGCGTATCCCGAGGGCACCAACGTCCAGTTCCTGAGCGTCCTCGACCGCGGCACCATCCGGATCGAGGTGTGGGAACGCGGCGCGGGCTACACCCTCGCCTCGGGCAGCAGCGCCTGCGCGGCCACGGCCGCGGCGCACCGGCTCGGACTGGTCGGCGAGCACGTCGTCGTCGAGATGGCGGGCGGGACCATGGAGGTGTCGGTCGGCGAGCAGGGCGAGATCACGATGACCGGTACGGCCGAGCAGGTGGCCACCGGAGACTTCTCGCCGGCCTTCCGCGCCCGCCTGGGCCAGGGAGTACCGGCGTGA
- a CDS encoding aminotransferase class I/II-fold pyridoxal phosphate-dependent enzyme translates to MDYAPFELLEWQSLDDGAAQYSLADSGCRPVTVRELLDGEDVLDHLLDTPLHYPPERGQERLRELIAEHHCGQPDDVIVTVGAAEANSIAIDALVRPGDHVVTFAPGYRQVWGCAVNAGARVEEIHSTAAAGWRPDLEALRAAVGPGTRLIALTNPNNPTGTILTEQEMDEIVAIAAEAGAWILADEVHRGTELLTDAVTSSFWGRYERVICVGSLSKAFGMPGLRVGWLVAPREALTDLWRRHEYATVSTGSVSMALAEIALTERNRTRLTHRYRNLIRESRTWLDDWVTAHGDLVSYVPPPATALGFVAYHLDLPSRQVAETLRARGDVLVGAGAHFGTEGHLRIAHGHDPAYLAAALDRTASVLKELAAVHGQRPAGAPAPARHTPPAPTQ, encoded by the coding sequence ATGGACTATGCCCCGTTCGAGCTCCTCGAATGGCAGTCGCTCGACGACGGAGCCGCACAGTACAGCCTTGCCGACAGCGGGTGCCGGCCGGTCACCGTCCGCGAACTCCTGGACGGCGAGGACGTACTCGACCACCTGCTGGACACCCCGCTGCACTACCCGCCCGAGCGGGGACAGGAGCGGCTGCGGGAGCTCATCGCGGAGCACCACTGCGGGCAGCCGGACGACGTGATCGTCACGGTCGGCGCCGCCGAGGCCAACTCCATCGCCATCGACGCGCTGGTGCGTCCCGGCGACCACGTGGTGACCTTCGCGCCCGGCTACCGCCAGGTCTGGGGCTGCGCCGTGAACGCGGGAGCCCGCGTGGAGGAGATCCACTCCACGGCGGCCGCAGGCTGGCGCCCCGACCTGGAGGCGCTGCGCGCGGCCGTGGGCCCCGGGACCCGGCTCATCGCCCTCACGAACCCGAACAACCCGACCGGCACGATCCTCACCGAGCAGGAGATGGACGAGATCGTGGCGATCGCCGCCGAGGCGGGCGCCTGGATCCTCGCCGACGAGGTGCACCGGGGCACCGAACTCCTCACCGACGCCGTCACGTCCAGCTTCTGGGGCCGTTACGAGCGGGTGATCTGCGTCGGCAGCCTGTCCAAGGCATTCGGCATGCCGGGTCTGCGCGTCGGCTGGCTGGTCGCCCCCAGGGAGGCCCTCACGGACCTGTGGCGGCGCCACGAGTACGCCACCGTGTCCACCGGCTCCGTCTCCATGGCGCTCGCGGAGATCGCGCTGACCGAGCGCAACCGCACCCGTCTGACACACCGGTACCGGAACCTGATCCGCGAGAGCAGGACCTGGCTCGACGACTGGGTGACGGCGCACGGGGACCTGGTGTCGTACGTCCCGCCCCCGGCCACCGCCCTGGGGTTCGTCGCCTACCACCTCGACCTGCCGAGCCGTCAGGTCGCCGAGACGCTGCGCGCGCGGGGCGACGTACTGGTCGGCGCGGGAGCCCACTTCGGCACGGAGGGGCATCTGCGGATCGCCCACGGACACGACCCGGCCTACCTCGCCGCCGCGCTCGACAGGACGGCCTCGGTGCTCAAGGAGCTGGCGGCCGTCCACGGGCAGCGGCCGGCCGGGGCACCGGCACCGGCGCGGCACACACCCCCGGCACCCACGCAGTGA
- a CDS encoding iron-containing redox enzyme family protein, translated as METRETPARTAVPHDPLALVDEVSGWLTTDAAEVDAKITGEDRDRLIDGVRKLNAESLVGDQAAFYAQQLLLARIYQMHTVLPETTTAEGSVFVSEVTRLLEEATAQVEDDWIEPGLLEQAPEEPRAYLSWLKQLARGHRVFKHPYYHEFIRNQADADDLRNYVMQESVVDGRFDDLLAMMQVGTSGRAKMEIAANFWDEMGNGDPDQVHTLLFNKIYEVFEIPPEELERSLTANALLSGNLAVMLSRYRKFYPEAVGFLGMTEWMVPDRFVQVVHAWERLGLPDIGIVYHRLHITVDSQHAAGWFHNVVLPAAESAHMRRAIARGTLWRLNSSARYLDERMPVAAA; from the coding sequence ATGGAAACCCGTGAGACACCCGCCCGGACCGCAGTGCCGCACGACCCGCTCGCCCTCGTCGACGAGGTGTCGGGCTGGCTGACCACTGACGCCGCAGAAGTCGACGCGAAGATCACCGGCGAGGACAGGGACAGGCTGATCGACGGGGTGCGCAAGCTCAACGCCGAATCCCTCGTAGGTGATCAGGCAGCCTTCTACGCCCAGCAGTTGCTGCTGGCCCGGATCTACCAGATGCACACCGTGCTCCCCGAGACGACGACGGCCGAAGGCTCCGTCTTCGTGTCCGAGGTGACCCGCCTCCTGGAGGAAGCCACCGCGCAGGTCGAGGACGACTGGATCGAGCCCGGCCTTCTCGAGCAGGCTCCCGAGGAGCCCCGCGCCTACCTGTCCTGGCTGAAGCAACTGGCCCGTGGACACCGCGTCTTCAAGCACCCGTACTACCACGAGTTCATCCGCAACCAGGCCGACGCGGACGACCTGCGCAACTACGTGATGCAGGAGTCGGTGGTCGACGGCCGCTTCGACGACCTGCTCGCCATGATGCAGGTCGGCACTTCGGGGCGGGCCAAGATGGAGATCGCCGCGAACTTCTGGGACGAGATGGGCAACGGCGACCCGGACCAGGTGCACACTCTGCTCTTCAACAAGATCTACGAGGTGTTCGAGATCCCGCCGGAGGAGCTGGAGCGAAGCCTCACGGCCAACGCCCTGCTCTCGGGGAACCTCGCGGTCATGCTCTCCAGGTACCGCAAGTTCTACCCGGAGGCCGTCGGCTTCCTCGGCATGACCGAGTGGATGGTGCCCGACCGGTTCGTCCAGGTCGTGCACGCCTGGGAGCGGCTCGGTCTTCCGGACATCGGCATCGTCTACCACCGGCTGCACATCACCGTGGATTCCCAGCACGCCGCCGGATGGTTCCACAACGTGGTGCTGCCGGCCGCCGAATCGGCCCACATGCGCCGGGCCATCGCACGCGGCACGCTCTGGCGGCTGAACTCGTCGGCCCGCTACCTCGACGAGCGCATGCCGGTCGCCGCCGCCTGA
- a CDS encoding aldo/keto reductase family protein, which produces MEFSRLGNSGLKVSRIAYGNWLTHGSQIDEDTAAECVAAALDVGITTFDTADVYAGTRAEEVLGRALKGHRRESLEISTKVCLPVGSGPNDRGLSRKHIMESAHGSLRRLGTDYLDIYYAHRFDRDTPLAETLRAFDDLIRQGKVLYIGVSEWTADEIRQALRLADELGLERFVASQPQYSMLWRVIEEEVVPLCEQEGLSQMVWSPVAQGVLSGKYLPGRPAPAGSRAADANGAQWVAGFLRDDVLERVQRLAPLAREAGLTRAQLAIAWTLQNPNVAAAVVGASRPQQVRNNVVAAEATLDADLMKQIDEILDPVVERDPKKTDSAW; this is translated from the coding sequence ATGGAATTCAGCAGGCTCGGCAACAGCGGACTGAAGGTCAGCCGGATCGCGTACGGCAACTGGCTGACCCACGGCTCCCAGATCGACGAGGACACGGCCGCCGAGTGCGTCGCCGCCGCCCTCGACGTGGGCATCACCACCTTCGACACGGCGGACGTCTACGCCGGGACCAGGGCCGAGGAGGTCCTCGGCCGCGCGCTCAAGGGCCACCGCCGGGAATCCCTGGAGATCTCCACGAAGGTGTGCCTCCCGGTCGGCAGCGGCCCCAACGACCGGGGACTGTCCCGCAAGCACATCATGGAGTCGGCGCACGGATCCCTGCGCCGGCTGGGCACCGACTACCTGGACATCTACTACGCGCACCGTTTCGACCGGGACACTCCGCTGGCCGAGACGCTCAGGGCCTTCGACGACCTGATCAGGCAGGGCAAGGTCCTCTACATCGGTGTCTCCGAGTGGACGGCCGACGAGATCCGGCAGGCGCTGCGCCTCGCCGACGAACTCGGACTCGAACGCTTCGTGGCCAGCCAGCCGCAGTACTCGATGCTGTGGCGCGTGATCGAGGAGGAGGTCGTCCCGCTCTGCGAGCAGGAGGGCCTGAGCCAGATGGTCTGGTCGCCCGTCGCGCAGGGCGTGCTGAGCGGCAAGTACCTGCCGGGCCGTCCGGCTCCCGCGGGCTCGCGCGCGGCCGACGCGAACGGCGCCCAGTGGGTCGCCGGGTTCCTGCGCGACGACGTTCTGGAGCGGGTGCAGCGGCTGGCCCCCCTGGCCCGTGAGGCCGGCCTGACCAGGGCTCAGCTCGCCATCGCCTGGACCCTTCAGAACCCCAACGTCGCCGCGGCCGTGGTCGGGGCGTCCCGCCCCCAGCAGGTCCGCAACAACGTGGTGGCCGCCGAAGCCACGCTCGACGCCGACCTCATGAAGCAGATCGACGAGATCCTCGACCCGGTTGTCGAGCGCGATCCGAAGAAGACCGACAGTGCCTGGTAG